The following DNA comes from Diprion similis isolate iyDipSimi1 chromosome 14, iyDipSimi1.1, whole genome shotgun sequence.
GTTGGGCGCCAGGGACGATATACCACAGTAATAAACGGGAGGACGGAAGTAATGCGGGAAGGGAAAAGATAGCTCGGCAGCTCAGCATTTGGCTTCAGCTACAGTTTTATAAATGCCTAGTCGGGGTAATTAATATTGTGTTTATTTTGAGCTAACTGAATCGGGTTTCAAGACTACTCGGCTCTTACAAAACTCCTCCAACGTAATTAGatataaacgaaaaaacaaaactactTGTAGGAATAATGGGGAAAAATACCAATGGCTAGACGTAAAATTTCGCATGAACGACACGCTGGACGCGCGGTGATCAATCAGGATAATACACACTACATGACTAACACACTCGACGCAAAATAATAATGGAAAGGACAAAATTAATAGGAATGAAAGTGCTTAACGCAAAGTAACAGATGCAATAAAACAGTCCCTACTACGCGATATGAGTCCGGGGGAATTTCATGCGTTACCAAACATAACTTATAGACTAAAATATGGAAAGGAGTTAATTCAGAATAATAGAAGCGCGGAAACGAGAGATAACCGATGGGGAGTATCTAAACGGTGTACAAAGCGTTACGCGCCGTTAGTCGGGTCATCTCGAAATTCGGTAACACAAGGCGTAACAAGAGCAAACAACGTAAGAAGAGGAAGTAAATTCTAGACAACTCATCGACATGGTCAAATAAATgatcagtaaaaaaataatactctGCATGACAACCCGAGTCGAGAACCTACTCGGCTTAGATAGTCAGaacaaaagaataatttttgaaattattcaaataaaatactcGGAGTTCGAGGGATAAAATAAGCCACACTTACGTAAAGAAACAGATGAGTACATTTCGGACCACAGAAGGATTGGGaagttaaatttaaaaaagaggAGAACGCGCTATAAAACAAACTTCTTCAATGAATTCGGGGACGGAAGATCAGTGCCAGGAGCAGCTCTTGGGGACGGTCCTCCCCGATCGAGTCTCAGAGCCGGAGGAGACGTCTGTCCCGTTTGACTCACTAGAAAAAGAATGAGCTCCTCAGGACCCTCAGGACGAAAATTCGGGAAACTGGCTCGACAGGACCGAGTGCGGCTGCCGCCTCTGCTGATTGGCCGAGTGTTTTCACTGCTCGTTATCGGCGGTCGGTGACAAAGCTAGCGCGAGAGGGCTCTCCAGGGGGCAGCACGTCCCGGACCGCTTCCGTGGTTCTGCTGCGCGCGCCGCTCTCGCCTGCTGGTTGTGACCCGGTACGTGGGTGACTAGCCGGTCTCTACCGACTCGGTAGGGGGCTCTGGACCACTGGTGAAACCTTAGAGATGAATCCTTGTTATATCTCGGCTGGTAGGTATGACAAAACCGGGTGTAGATTAACGATGTAAAGGAGACCTTTGAGCGGGAtgcttttttgaaattcaagcgTCACGTGACCCCTAGACGCAATCCCTTCACATAAGGCGTTTGTGACGAAGTTCGAACTGGTGTCAATTCTATTATGATTCTCGATTCGGCCGGACTTTTCCTCTTCTCATTTTTGTTTCCCAACAGGGAGGTGTAGGGATAGCTTGTGACAAAGAAAAGATAACGAAACAAAAGGGCGTTAGTATTAAGGCTCGATTCTAGATGTAGACCATGTCCACAGTTAATTCCTTGCTGCTGGCACTGTATTTACAGAGAAAACCGAGGGGTTTGACGATCACATAACACTGCCAATTTGCCGTGTTATATATGGGATATAATTAGAGTTGGccttaatttttaaaacatttgtcTATGCGTAGTACTATTAGGGCTGCCGAGGTCCAATTAGCAGCTCCACCCTGCTGAAAAcatttggttgaaaaaaatttaagttaGTGGACAGTTCCAGATTGTTATCGGTGGCAAAGTAATCTGATTATCTCTGAAATTCACATTCACGTGacgatctgaaattttttttctcaatgcgTCTTTTTTGAATAGTAGATGCATTAGTTTTTCTCACGTGTCCTGAACTTGATCTGATTATTTCTAAGATTCTTAGTAAGTTTATTCCTATGTTGCATACGCGACAGACATGCTGTAATGTTTCGTTACACAAAGCTACGCGGCGTTCGATTGCATAATAAGGGGATGTGCCAGATGTGGAAGAAAACCTTGACCCCGATTTACCTCTAGAATCGAGGTTCGACTGTGTTGTGCATAGATCTATTTCAGCACTGCACGGCTATTATCTCTGTGCATACTTGGCACATTCTTTTGACGTAGACGTTTTTAACTCCACCTGTCACAAAAATAGGTTCAGACTGAAATCGTTCTGAAAATCGCATGTATACTTAACGTCTTGGATTCACATGTTCCGGAGAACATGTATCAGCAGAGAAGTGAAACTTAATGCTTTAGTATAGGACCCTTATTCGACAAGCTATTGCACAACATTTCCATCTGAATCGCGCTGGATGATGAAGTAACCACTGAACGTGGAAGTAACCAAAGGTTAGTAAAACTTTGGAGTTTTCCCCCACGAGatgaaaaagcaaagaaatttaCATTACTTCTTATTGTTATAATCAGTGCTACCACTCTTACTAGTCAATTTCCTTTTctgtgtttaattttattgctgTGGTAATAGAGTTTCATAAGTTCTCAAAAAAGAGAGTGGAAGGGGAAACTTCTATTACCCCGCTGAATATTAGTGATCTATTAGAAGTTGGCCTGCGCCCAtcgaatttattaaaaaatagccAAAGCATTGCTCCCTAATTGCTCTTAATTGCTCTCTAACTTTTACTATATGCTCCCACACGGTTTTTGAGAACatcgaaagaaacaaaaatgcaTTTCCGAGAGCCGCTAGGTGTTTCGCgggttttaaaaaatcgtagaattttcaaataatttacgtTCCAAATAATTACTCCTTAATTGCTCTCGATTGCtccataatttttcttatttactcCCAAACGGttttcaaaaacataaaaaataaaacgtttcCGGTACTTGAGCCCGAGTAATACAATGCAAATTCGAACAAGTACTTAAAAGAAACCGATGGTTATTCAATCGAAATGGCATTAATAATTGCTTCCAATTGttctattatttttgtgaattaattttgcatgaaatcggaaaaaatcgaagaggGACTTTTCGCGAGGTGAAGTGTGGTCGAACTAGATTTGATATGTCGCCTAAACGAATGGAGATATAGAAAATCTGATGATTGCTACTAATTGCTCCTGGGCCGCTAATCATTGCTCCGCAAATTTCGTAACATTCTTCCTCATAGTTATCAAGAAAACTGGGAAAAAGCGGAGAAATTATTTTGGAGGTAATGTGGACGAGCAGCAGACGTTAACTGGAATCTCCTACATAGAAATTAACATTTCGGCTAAGTGAATGTTGCTTCTAATTGCTCGTCGATTTCTCATCAATTACACAGGTctgcaagaaaatattttatttcagttgCATGGGATATTTTTGGTAAATACTATGTTTTTGAATGTGCTGAATCCAAAAATGACTTCCATTTCCCTCGATCACGTAaagtatttttgcaaaatataaggtgtttgcataaaaaaaagcacaacaataatataaaaactaGCATTTCATTACAATGAACTCaatatttcttataaaattaaacaaacaatttcttcATGAAATGTACTGAGCATTCCGTGTTCATTCTTTTTGCCTATGAAACCTTTTCTTGTTTATATTTCTCCAAACACGCGTCCgcttttcaatttctgtttCCGTGTTGGTATTTATTCTTGAGTCACACtcaaatacatatattaaatGGAAGTAAGAAATCACTTTTGCATAGGATTTTTAGAATCAAGAACAGGATACCAGATATCGAAATAAACGGGAGTTTTACTCTAAATGAAACTACAAACACGAGTTCAAGAAGTGACCTGCCGTGAtggaattttttgagattttttcccGGTTTCAGTGAATGAAAACCTACAagataaagtataaaaaaccTGTCCCGTTTTTTGTTTGCAGACCTGTGTTATCTACCAACTTTGTAATTTACTCCGTCGTAGGTTTAGAAAAAACTGGGAAAAATGACACAGACTCATTGCCTGGCCGAAGGTCGAGTTGCGGCAGATTCGAACTTGTGTACTTGACGAAGAAACGATAATTTCGTCCTAGTGCATATAGCTTCTAGTTACTCGTCGATTGTTTATATGTAATCTGTCAATTTAATCATTTACTCCTGTCGGAATATCGAGAAAACTGTAAGAAATCAGAGCAAATAGTTTTTAGGTTATGTCGACGAGCGGCGGATTCGACATCATACATTTGCCCCCTTAAATTCGTCCGGTGTTTTTGGCGCATTCCGCatattcatctttttcatGCGACTGCAAGATTTCCTTtgttcgattttcaatttatttatcctatACGAGGTTGTAACCATAGTTTCTTTTGATccccatttttcttttccccacTTACTTTGTTGATTTctgtttattattctttcgatAGCCTTTGATCATTTAATTCAACTGCCAATAACTTTGTTTATCGTACTCATCTCGATTTTTTCAGTCCTCTTCGTTTTCTATCATCGTCGACAGGTCCTACTGATGACCATGTATCTTATCGTTATAGAGGAACGAATAGAAAATACGAGTATCGAAGAAATGGACATACAAAATGTACACCAGTGTTACTGCTCAAGAGAGGAGGTATATTTAGCAAACTGCAAAAAACatgattttcaagttttttttctgatttagAACAAAGCGTGAAACccaataatttaaatattgtatGATTTACCTGACCCGAGCACTTGCTTTATGATTTTCACCTAATGACGGTCTCGGAAAATGAgtttacttttctttattcctgcatttattttttgaactcGTCAATACTCGTTACACCATATTTTGAAGAgctatacataaaaaaatcacttcttCTATGCATGCGCCGTTCAAAATGAAGTGTATGTACACCTTGCGTGAAAACTttgcaacacttttttttcaaacgtttcgctgtccgtaaaaataaatgaaacctTTTTGTGGCCAAATTTAATAATGTTTCATTTTGATGCTAACCTCAATCGGTCTACGAGCTATAGAAAGCGATTTATTCGCAAAAACCGAATTTCTTGACCTTTgacttttaatatttatttgcgCTAGAGTGATCTTGTTCCcgatttttaatacttttttcagaacgtcaaaataaaatgattgaaaatcaaaaattaaaggttctattttttcacaacatgaaataaacaataattggATTGGAATGTGGAAAAGTCGAGGCAACGTGTAAACTGGACGTAAAGACATTAGAAAGTTGAACGAACAAATCAAATTGAATAGTTAATTTTGCgtaaacaaatcgattttatCCTGAAAATCGTTACGTTTTTTAAAACTCATGTAATCTGttctattttatacttttattgcatttttattaataatcagtGGTATCTATacgtgaaaataaagaaaaaacttttctagTGTCATAAATGTATCTGTCCCCCTTAAAGTGACGTGTTTTTTCAAGCACGCCGTAcgtcatttttatttgttgcTTTCAAATGCGCCGGATTCCCCATGATCCATCGTCTTCTTTTTGGACTATCTTCACCGTGTAATTCCTTCACTCTTGACTTACTCCAATGATTCTTCTCTGTTGAGTACTGTGCCCGCCGTTTGTTACACCGCCACACCGCATTGTTATCACACACATTCACTGTAACTGTCACCTGTtccataaataatttatgattGAGTTTGCAGATGTGAATGTAGGTGGGATCCTTAAATTAATAGAAGGAAATGCGGATAAAAATAGGGTTTATATTAAATCACCTTTTCTGGTTACGGAATTGAACTTTTTCAACCTGAACTGGCCGAAATctttacaagaaaaatttgacgcaGCTTCAATCATCTTAGCAGCCGATGGTAAGTATTATGTGACTCCTTAgtcattcttattattatacttatgttattttattctatttttagaTACGAAACCtaacattttaaaaaaattatattttagatTGATACATAATGAATGATTCATTCAGTACAAGTAGAATTAAAGGATTCAAAgttgtttcgaaaattttttatttagaagaaaaaatttgtaaaatttttagagcAGTCCGTCGTGCCCCggacctttttttcttttctagaAATGAcggcaaaataattattaatttgtttGGGATAGATCAAAACATCTTGTACCTGATGCTCAAAAgccacaaaaaataattagtgGCTTAGGGGATCCGTCGCGTCCCGGTCCTCCCTACATATTCATTGCGATTCGTTTTGTTACAGTGATTTATGATGATCAAATAACGGATGCGTTTGTAAGAACCGTGATGAAGTTGTTGAACTCGCGTTTACCAAAGGCAATTTACATTGCCTTAGAGAAACGGTATGTGTTTACCATTTCAGAACTGGATACTGTAGCGCCGATGTACGAGGAGTTTTTAAGATGTGTTCAACGATACAAAACTAATTGGAAGATACAATAtttagatataaattttccacAGTATTTCAAATATGACAGAGTGAAAGATCTGATactgatgaaaattgaaaacaacgtCGCTAGTATATGAAAATCGTATTAGACTAAATTTAAAACGATTAACAATGCTAATTATAGTTAGGTCAAATTTATAACTACGCTGTATCGTAAATAAGAAAACTTAAGTAACAGTATAACAATAaagatcttttttcttttgaattcctgagcctcgttattatttttatttaactatAAATTGGATGTATGAATTCGAAGTATGTGTTGTAACCATTGATTTTCCGTACTCGATTCACCCGGAGAAGTTCACCGAAAATTTACCGTGTGCACAATAATTTGACGACCTGCGATGAAAGCTGGAAAAGTACACTCATAAAAGATATCGCCAGATTTTGCTAAGCGTCTGACGTGATCAACACGgttctcaattttcaaatagctTCGCTGATTCTCGGCTATAATCTGGATTTGTTCGGTAGCTCAGTGGAGCGGGAGGAGAGGGGTAATTTaacggagagaaagaaaggacGTTTGCGAAGCTACgcaatttaacaaaataaaaagaacaCACTCTGTATTCGAAGCGAtataagacaaaaaaaaaataatactcaATTCGCTCTTCGCGAGTCCAAAAGCAAAATGCTAAATAAATCTTAAAATTAACTGCGCTAATCGCTctaacaaaaataatacaaaattaacTTAAAAGACTCCAACACGATAACCGTGATCGTACAATAGAAAACTCAAATTGAACTATAACAAGGTGGCATGGCTCGATCGCCCTGACCGCGATCGTCTTCGACCTAGCTAATGCACTAATCACAACGAATCTAACTTTAACGCGATGTAGCAGCCCTACCGTTATCGATCGAGAGATCTCATCCGATTTCTTCCTATATTATATGAACAAACGATCGGAATGGgtcgaaatttcgacgatgcATAACTCTTTAGTAGCGGAATCGAAGAAGATTACTCatgtttcaaaaatcgtcaaaaaaattgtggcAATATTGAGGCCGCTGAAAGAAAGCTagtgattacaataatttcgtaaataaaagatgctctCGCTATCGGCTGCGCGCACGGCCGAGCGTTCCAGCCAAGGAACCGTTGACCATTTCAACCAAGGAATGCTCTGCCACGCCGGCatgtttgctcggtcggtaaaggtaggacagCTACATCACGTTAAGGAGTTTTGAACACGGTGCCTCGTTTACCAACCGTGCAGTATTGTTTGGCTCTCGATCACGAACAGTATTCAGTCGGAAGATCACGTCTCTATCAAATCATGGATTATCTTCGCGTTGCTTTGTGAGTGTACCTTTTAATCATTATCAGGCTTCACAGTGCTTAATCCAGGTAATTTCATGGGAAAATAGGGGAAAGCTTTGTGAAAATAGGGTGTATTAgggttgcaatattttttcatagtatTGACCGAATAGATCAAAATTGGATACACACTAGGTGTTCCTTATTTTAGCCGTTTTGGAATTCTTTCGATTGCATCCTAAAAATATGTTCGTATTGTAGAGGAAAAAATCCCCTGTGAATATAAAGATCCTTGAACAATATTAACACGTGCCGAGAggcaattaaaatttttaatatgacataatactttgaaatttttgatgtttttttaattatttttgtttcataaaCTAAAATGGAcggataaaacaaatttcatgcTTGCAAACAATGTTTATATTTCCAGCTAACTGtatgaacaaaataatttgGGATAAGCGCGTGTAAAATATTCCGTACATATATAACGACAATCAATAAAACCGTAAAAATTATGGTTTTGTAAAATATGAGAGAATTTTGAGAttctatgaattttattatcgcTCTTATGTTAGAGTTCTAAAGTTATTAAATGGGCTACCAGAAGGGAAGAAACCTTGACAGCttagaaaattatatattcttGAAGCTATCTCGCATCATTACCAAAACCTTAGTCATGAATTCCGAGTAAACACTGAATTCACTTAATTAAGGTGCTTATGAAGGAAAATGCGGGGATGCGAAACTCCTATACCACTCAAGCGataagagtgaaacttgggtagttaatgccttattttggcaaaaagtagagcgtctttttactttttcaaaatttggaaaaaaattttacaggttggttaccacccacagaaattggtcagattttcacagttgcactgaatggatcgaactatctggtatgatgccactcggcagtgatgaaacacacattttaagCCTAGTCCCacgagatttgatggtgaaatggcgaaatggcagctgatctagttttcgattacgaagtacaccgaaatctcattttggcgacatttgttaccgacattatgCGCATGTCAGCaatgtatgtgtgtaatgtcggtaaaaaatgatcgGCATgtgtgaaaggtcggtaacaaatgtcgccaaaatgagatttcggtgttcttcataatcgaaaaccagatcagctgcctgGAGTAGCAGCCATGTGAGTCTCACTGAAGAATACTCACGTGTTCCTGGGATATGACGACTTGCTTATACACTGGAAGATAGGGAAGTCGTTGGGCCGGGTAAATAATTCTAGACTAGCTCCGTCTCCTCAAAGGTACGTATACTCGAATCTTGATTTGAAATACATGTATGTTGTTTAACTAATgctggattgaaaaaaatgtcttattGTAAGTTTATTCagcttttaaaaaatatttataatgcaAAATGGACAGTAATAatcgtaataaaatgaatgataGTCATAATGGATAATATAGTAACGAAGAccagataagaaaaaattgtttcggtTCAGAAAAAGCGATGCGTCATCTCGTAATAATGAAACACATACTTTACACATATTTCTTCATTCTAACATTGTGCAGCTTATACAAATACACTATTAATGTCTAGGCGATTCtgtagaatcaaaattttatgggGAAACTGAAAGTAAAGAGGGAACAATAACcaacttgttttttattcgTGACTTCGTTCGCAAATCTCTTTCTGTGAGAGTTTCTGTACACACAAAGTCatgtacttttttctgaactcAGAACGTTAGACCCTGACGGCTGCACAAGTCACACTCCTGTTCAGCAACGAAAAAATGaccttatattataataccttTTCAGTGTCATCTCGGCAAGAATAAAACCAAATGTGGTTCAAATTTCATACAGTACACACATGCTAGATTAAGCTCCATGTTTCTGTTTATATTAGGGCGTCGGAGTCCTTatgtaaatattcaaataattcgctTATAgttaatgaattattcattgGTATGTTTTTAACTTTGATATCCCCGAAGGAGCTTCAACGATCAAACTATAAACCCTTGTTATTAAGAACAGGAGTGCTATAAAGAAGTAGCAAATGTTTCTTCATATTCAGTTACATTCAATTATTTGCAACGCATTTCGAGCAATGCAATCGAGCAGCCTGTAAGTCCAGGCATTttccaattcatttttttccgccTAGCGTTAATCCAGGATCATAAAGTAATGGTAATTTAAGAGATTTTGTCATACACTCATTATCGActgttgaatttgaaaatcgtaaTATTTCAGTAGACGGATGTATTTCCAAATGGTTTTACCTTGtgatgtacatgtataatttattccacAGGCATAATTGGACGACAACTCAATTGATTTGTCTTACTTTTATATGCGCTTGAAccaaaaagatttttatttctcctggaacatgatttttgaaaataaaatagcagAATAGAAGTTTTGTAAGCGATGCCTCTTTCAATGtatcataaaaaaaaccttGCGCGCTTCGATTGGAGAACAGAAAATGTTAAGTTGTGATGACGAATGACtgaatgttttatttatttccactTTTCATGAGGCTTTTGTTTATCACTGACGTACTAGCAGATATGTCACATAATAGGAACACTTAATGTCTTCCccatacattatacaatattacCGTCTTACAAATTGTAtcgagtgaattttttaaaattaagtaaaataaataaagaaaaaatgcgtTTAACTTGACTTGGTagaacaatattaataatatacccATTGTAACATACGTTTGCCCAGACAAGAGATAAAATGTTATattaaaacaattgaaatagTAGGGAATTAGTTACGTGCGAAGAGTGGGATTTAAGGTAgtcaaaaattgtataacttGATATTTGAATAGTCCCAACATTTTTGAAGATTCATTAGTCTATAATAAGTATAGATAAAAACTTCAGAAAATCGATGGATTACTCATTCTAACAAAAAAgtagggaaaaagaaaaatcgattgaatgGGATACGATCATGATCGAAAGCTAATGGATTGCGCACTGTATTCTTCTTACAGCTTAATGTGCCTTTACTCGTTTTTGTATCAacttagatttttattttatttgattcttATAATTCACTTTCAAAAGGTGGCTAAATCTATAGTGTCTAAAGAATGTActtaattgtattttttattaatatgcCATTCCACGATTTATATTGACGAATAACGCTCTACCGTTTATACTAATACTCTTAGTTTTTGCAAAGGCACTTTCactttatcaattattttcatcatggTGTAAAAACCAAGGGTATTGTTGGAGTAGCGAGGAGTAGCTACCAACACAGTTCAACATAAatcatttcattaaaatcacttttttcgtAATTGTGTACGTCAACTTGCAGTTATATAGTAGTAGTACTAATACATAATTTATTGGATTATCAATGACTTTTCTGACACAAAACACGAGCTTGAATAAACTTTGTTATAAATGTAGTTGCCTACAAAACGAAATGATTGAATTACAGCTGGACATACAGTGTTTACCAACTCAATGAATTACGGGACATGTTTCGTTTATTAATTTACTAACGGACAAGCAGAAAGAAACTCAAACTAGATGCAAATACTATTAGTTGTCTATGTTTGTCTAGATACAATACTCACACAAATCtgtattccaattttttataatgcgCAAGTGCAAGTGCAGGAAAACAGGCCTTATAGCGAAGAATATGTTAAATCCGCTTACAACATTCATCATGGATATCAATTGTACTggtagaaattgaaataaaaaacaatgacGCATTTATATAACCCGAAGATTATTCTCTTTCTACTTTATAGTTTATTATTAGCATTAATTAAATGTTATCATGTTCAGTCATAAACAAAATTTCGGTAATAAATTATAGAAAAGGTCTGGACCTAGATTAGACACCTAGATTAATGTATCTATTACTGGTTccagataattattatattacggATCCTTCTCAAAACTTGGATATACCGAGTGAATTTTCCCGATGCTACTATACGGGTATATTTTTAGTTGGCAAACGGTACAGTCAGGCCCGAATTAAGGGGGTACAATACCCAAGgctgttctacaaaaaaaggtCGAATGTCAGTCCTACAAGACGGTCCAAtaggtaaaattttaaaagtcatgacgaaaattaaatcgattaagattaaaaaaatcatttttattataatatttctctCAAGTAATTAAGTTTGTATAAAATAGTATTGTATAGGGAAATACATTTTGTACTACTATATTGAGTAATTAtgattcatattttctttcgcGCCTTaacgttggaaaaattagcttttatatttaaaaaatctaaatcaCGAGCGATTTCACTCTTTATGCTCAACAGAGACAAAGCATTTAGATTTTCCTGTGATATTAGGGAAAAAATTAGCGGTTTACGATATTTTGTACACGTGTATACAAAGTTCTCAAACTTTATACAGGAAATTCGTCTGAATCGGATTGCACCGAGACATTGATATTCATGCCATCCTTTACTGGTAAAGATTAAGACTTCACATACCCGAATTTTTGAAAGTCTGTGtactattttgaaaaattttgttctgaaaattgaacggccgaaaatttcgaaggccTAAGGCAATAGCCTTTTTAGCCTTACGGTTAATCCGGGCCTGGGTATGGTCTTTACATTTCATTAATCAGGGTACTTCTAATCACTGTATTCTAGTTAGGTTCCATACTTACCTGTTATCGTCAGTTAAACCAAACTTGTATAAGGATTTACGGTGCATGCATTTTACATCAACTACAAAGCTATCTCTTTTAATTAT
Coding sequences within:
- the LOC124414793 gene encoding methyltransferase-like protein 22 isoform X3; translation: MEVHKVTSEIHTENGNFSVSSEELGNAISKFYFKYPRCLMKNERDGLEFDTDGDPIIDRQTQGELIIEHSISTALELVGLQVWRGAFLLADYILHNGKLFENQVVLELGSGVGLTSIIAGMFANEVICTDVNVGGILKLIEGNADKNRVYIKSPFLVTELNFFNLNWPKSLQEKFDAASIILAADVIYDDQITDAFVRTVMKLLNSRLPKAIYIALEKRYVFTISELDTVAPMYEEFLRCVQRYKTNWKIQYLDINFPQYFKYDRVKDLILMKIENNVASI
- the LOC124414793 gene encoding methyltransferase-like protein 22 isoform X2, giving the protein MMEVHKVTSEIHTENGNFSVSSEELGNAISKFYFKYPRCLMKNERDGLEFDTDGDPIIDRQTQGELIIEHSISTALELVGLQVWRGAFLLADYILHNGKLFENQVVLELGSGVGLTSIIAGMFANEVICTDVNVGGILKLIEGNADKNRVYIKSPFLVTELNFFNLNWPKSLQEKFDAASIILAADVIYDDQITDAFVRTVMKLLNSRLPKAIYIALEKRYVFTISELDTVAPMYEEFLRCVQRYKTNWKIQYLDINFPQYFKYDRVKDLILMKIENNVASI